A window of Acropora muricata isolate sample 2 chromosome 3, ASM3666990v1, whole genome shotgun sequence contains these coding sequences:
- the LOC136910998 gene encoding adenosine receptor A1-like, producing the protein MYAENFSNITPTNCNNEAREQNFDALPELIPIAILVTLTNSLVFLLFYKRQSLRKAANYLLLSLAICDFLNGPLNIILSLGVLIPVVPEHSATYFALVCTVQVSHNFVGITAAFHILLITAEKYMALMRPLRYRVIKTRTMLLAITGAWLISGLIAASPIFWFADRLSGSKIALLLEFIFNVFCFVVVFIVPYTLILLAYVTMFRKVFKKRKPKSGRVYRKKGNELKCLVIFATMASVFALCWLPWFVLRLFYSIARLEWMKLNWNLVKNTAKITAITRYLASAINPLLYTFFKQDFWKEIKRTFFTKSKEGSKRETDSRHKRLSTKTTRSDFQTTRRN; encoded by the coding sequence ATGTATGCGGAAAATTTCAGCAACATCACGCCAACCAATTGCAACAACGAAGCGCGTGAACAAAACTTCGACGCCTTGCCAGAACTGATACCCATCGCAATATTGGTTACTCTGACAAACAGTTTGGTGTTTCTACTTTTCTATAAAAGACAAAGTCTACGTAAAGCTGCAAACTACCTTCTTTTGAGTTTAGCGATTTGTGATTTTTTGAACGGGCCTTTAAATATAATTCTCTCTCTTGGAGTCTTAATACCCGTGGTCCCCGAACATAGTGCGACATACTTCGCCTTGGTTTGCACAGTGCAAGTTTCACACAATTTTGTCGGCATCACAGCAGCTTTCCACATACTATTGATAACCGCTGAGAAGTACATGGCTTTAATGCGGCCTTTGAGGTACCGTGTAATCAAAACGAGGACGATGCTTTTAGCCATAACTGGGGCATGGTTGATCTCCGGCCTCATAGCAGCTTCTCCAATTTTCTGGTTTGCCGACAGATTATCAGGTAGCAAAATTGCTTTATTGCTGGAAttcattttcaatgttttctgcTTTGTTGTCGTTTTTATAGTTCCCTATACTTTAATATTGTTGGCATATGTTACCATGTTTAGAAAGGTGTTCAAGAAAAGGAAACCTAAGAGTGGTAGAGTGTATagaaaaaagggaaatgaaCTCAAATGTTTGGTCATTTTTGCTACCATGGCAAGTGTATTTGCATTATGCTGGTTACCTTGGTTCGTTTTGCGTCTTTTCTACTCGATAGCTCGTTTGGAGTGGATGAAACTAAACTGGAATCTTGTTAAAAACACTGCGAAAATCACTGCAATCACCAGATACCTCGCCTCGGCTATCAACCCgctactttacacatttttcaaacaagacttctggaaagagataaaaagaacattttttactAAATCGAAAGAGGGCTCGAAAAGAGAGACAGACAGTCGACATAAGAGGTTGTCAACAAAGACCACACGGTCCGATTTTCAGACGACCAGAAGGAATTAA